One window of Amaranthus tricolor cultivar Red isolate AtriRed21 chromosome 13, ASM2621246v1, whole genome shotgun sequence genomic DNA carries:
- the LOC130797485 gene encoding rhomboid-like protein 19 produces the protein MSTLALSGGGNLLTGFTKLCKGLAVVLVGGHIVVQLFPPAVTYLALIPARTIPFAWNLLTAGYVEQTIYGVVVSVFALLFIGKLLEPIWGPKEFVKFIFIVNLLTYICVFITAIALYFATRVEAYLYMPISGFHGVLSGFLVGIKQIVPDQELSLFGIAKVKAKWLPSIMILLSVTASFFLAESAAYLPMLMFGTYMSWIYLRYMQRRPETNFSGDPSDEFAFATFFPEFLKPVINPISSIFHRMFCGRSEANEANGYVLGGTPLPGSDTFEASRRRERGARALEERLAAAKGDDGSHVDASEEV, from the exons ATGAGTACTCTGGCGCTTTCTGGG GGGGGGAATTTACTCACTGGGTTTACCAAGCTCTGCAAAGGGCTTGCCGTAGTGCTTGTTGGTGGCCACATTGTTGTTCAGCTGTTTCCTCCTGCGGTTACTTATCTTGCTCTTATTCCTGCAAG AACCATTCCTTTTGCCTGGAACCTCCTAACAGCTGGTTATGTTGAACAAACAATATATGGG GTGGTTGTTAGTGTATTTGCTCTGCTTTTCATTGGAAAGCTACTTGAACCAATCTGGGGTCCTAAGGAATTTGTGAAATTCATCTTTATCGTCAACCTGCTCACTTATATTTGTGTCTTCATTACAGCAATTGCTTTGTACTTTGCAACTAGGGTGGAAGCTTACCT TTATATGCCAATCTCTGGCTTCCATGGAGTGCTTTCAGGATTCTTGGTTGGTATAAAACAAATTGTCCCAGACCAGGAACTTTCTTTGTTCGGCATTGCAAAAGTTAAAGCTAAG TGGCTGCCATCTATAATGATTCTTTTGTCCGTCACTGCAAGCTTTttcttggcagaatcagcggctTACCTTCCCATGTTAATGTTTGGTACATATATGAGTTGGATCTACCTAAGATACATGCAGAGAAGACCAGAAACCAACTTCAGTGGTGATCCAAGTGATGAATTTGCATTTGCCACGTTTTTCCCAGAATTTTTAAA ACCTGTGATTAATCCTATTTCTTCTATTTTCCACCGAATGTTCTGTGGAAGATCTGAAGCTAATGAGGCCAATGGTTATGTCCTGGGAGGAACTCCCCTTCCCGGATCCGATACTTTTGAGGCTTCAAGACGAAG AGAAAGAGGTGCTCGAGCACTAGAAGAAAGGCTGGCTGCTGCAAAAGGCGACGATGGATCACACGTAGATGCCTCTGAGGAAGTATAA